The DNA window GGTGTGCCCTGTGGTGGATAAGGCAAATAGGAACAACACCTTGGGCACACAGAGAACCAGGGTTCTCTGTGAATGTGAAGAGAAAGTCATTGTTAGAATTCTTCATTTTAGTGGGAGAGCCCACTACAGTGGACCAAGTTGAGCATTTGCATTCCCTTCCACTTAGCTTTCCAACCTGTGTTCTAGAGAATGCTGTCTACTAGCAAAGGACATGATGCAGGTAGTTTGTAAGCATCACTGAGATCATGTCAGTTAAGAATGCAGAACACCTCTGAGGAAAGTAGATAGAGTAAGAAGTAAAAAGCGTGGTGAAGAATGCCATCCTCTGCCTCCTTGGGGCTGTGCTTAATTGTATTCTTTCTTATGCCTGGCTTAGCTCGGCAGACGACCCATTCCTTCTGTATGCCACGCTGCACTCAGGGAACCACTGCAAGTTTATCACAAAAGATCTGATGCGGGACCACAAGGCCTGTCTACATGATGCCAAGACCCAGCGCCTCTTCTTTAAGTGGCAGCAGGGCCATCAGCTAGCAATCATTAATAGGCTTCCAGGATCAAAAATAACCTTTCAGGTATGTTATTTGTTCTCTACATAATGCCAACAGAGTCAAGTACAgtatatagtcatatatatatatatacgtatatatgtatatatatatatatatatatatatatatatatatatatatagtaagaaTGTGGCATAGTCAAAGAATGTTGCACTTAGTTGAAGGTTctgaatgctttatttttctcagctGTAGTTTGGTATTTGGGATTAGCCAGCTCCTGGACACAGAAAGTCTGCCAGAGCAAAAGTTTCCATAGACCAGCCTCACATCACATTAATTGACATATCAAAAACATCTGAGATGTCATCAATTGTGACTTCAGTTATGTCAACGATTATAAATCCTcatacatgttttttattttcctgaaaattcCTTATCCCTTATGGTTCATCATATTTCTGCTAAGTAACTCTTTTTCCTGTTAGTTCACTTCTGCGGCATGGTCTCAATTGAGTTCTCCTTTGGTTCTAGTTTAGATCCCTGCAAATATGAGATCTCTTACCTCTTGTgtgaaagcaaagggaaaaaatccaAAGGCAAGCTATTATAGAAAAATACACTAGCCAATGGTATATGTGGTCCAATGgtcaaaaaatatacaaaacagtaGCTCTATAGGAAAAATCAAGACTGGGGGAAACTATTCAGGACAACTGACTTGGTttcctcaacaacaacaaaatgacaagaaaaacagagatgaaaagtaaagCTCTAATTAAAATTAACAGATAATTCAGTCACGATGTAATAACCTAATTTCAACTCCTAATCAAAGAAATCAACtgtaaaatatatgtacacatatttaaTAATTGGGGAAATGTAAATAGTAGATATCTGATGATAAGGAATTATTAACTCTTAAGTGTAATAATAGTATTGAtcttatatttacaaaatagatccttactttttaaaggtacatactgaggggcgcctggatggctcagtcagttgagcttccaactcttaatttcggctcaggtcatgatcccagagtcctggggtcgagccccacctcggactgcacactgagcatagagcctgcttcagattctttctccctctgcccctctctcccactttctctctctctcacaaataaaaataaaggtacatACTAAATATTATAGAAGAAGAGATATGATAGCTGAGATTTGCTTCACAATAATCTTGGGGGGTGGTATGGGTGAAATAAAATTATCCATGAGTTGATAATGGCTGAAGCTGGGTGGTGCATACATGGGAGTTCATTATACTATTTCTCTATTTTGTatatatgaaaattttctttcagtCCAAATATAGACTCTCCTGTAGAGAGTCTTTAACCTTAAAGATGAActctcccccaaaaaagaaaccccTAATGCTAGGGTTCATCTTCACAGAGCTCGCTGCTCTTTGAAAATCCATTGTTAAGTAAGACAGAGAATACTCCTGAAGCAAACTGAGAAGTTgtcagaaaagaaagggaaatggcCAGGTAACCCCTCTGTGTTGTTCTCAATGTTTGGCTCCCTTTTTAATTCAACAGCATATCCCCAGTTATGACACAGTGGTGCAAACAACTGGAGACTCATGGCACATACCATATGATGAAGACTTGTTGGAAAGATATTCCTATGAAGTGCCAACCAAATGGCTGTGCCTTCACCGAAAGACATAAAGACTATACCCTATGCAGAACTTGTGTTTGGGTGCCCTTCTGGTTGGCATCAGAGCTCTTCAGTCAGTGCTCGCTTAGAGCATTGCTCCTGTGTGATCCACTTTGTCCTGTTTGGTCCAGATGTCAAcaaattgagggttttttttaaattaaataaaatatatcttttcataagcagttgtatttgtattttttttaccaGCCATTTGTTTTTGGAGAATTTATCCATAGTTGGGGAAGTCAGGGCAGAGTGAAGTCTACGTTCTCCTGTCGGGCCAGCTTGGCCATTCACTTGGACAACAGGTGATTCTGGTATCCATTTTGCTACCCCTGACCTCACCTTCCAGGTCCACAAATAGCGGAGCCAATGCATCTAGGCCTAGGCTACTCATGTTGTTTCCAAACCCCTTCTACCATTTctggcatgatctcatcctctACACATGATCTGCTACTCACACTGAGTCACTTATGGTCCTCTGTGATAAACTGGCCAGGAAATCAGAAGCTTATTAGCAACTTTTACTTACCACCCAATGAtttgagtgggagagaaaggagcagtttgttctctttagccTGTGGTCATTTCTTCATTCTACAATGCCTTTTTCAAATTGGTTCAATATTTTGTGAACACTATTAATCTATCACTCAGAATATGAGGGCTTTTTAAAGGATacagatttttcttcatttaatcaaGTTTGACTTAGTTTAACAAAGTGATTAACTTTTCATGTTTGCCTCTCTTTTACTTCCTTGCCAGCCTGCTTATACCTCACTGGGCCTTAATTTTAGCTGGAAATATTCATGTCCACAAtactttatgttttttctttattcatacatGCTGCATGATTTAATACTCAAGAATAGGcaaaactgggggcacctgggtggcccagtcagttaa is part of the Neofelis nebulosa isolate mNeoNeb1 chromosome 7, mNeoNeb1.pri, whole genome shotgun sequence genome and encodes:
- the PRORP gene encoding mitochondrial ribonuclease P catalytic subunit isoform X2, producing MRDVIDGGDQYKKTTPQELERFQNFVKCCPPFDIVIDGLNVAKTFPKARESQVLLHVVSQLAKQNLQLLVLGRKHMLTQHSRWRKDEMKKVQKQASCFFADNISADDPFLLYATLHSGNHCKFITKDLMRDHKACLHDAKTQRLFFKWQQGHQLAIINRLPGSKITFQHIPSYDTVVQTTGDSWHIPYDEDLLERYSYEVPTKWLCLHRKT